The genomic region gatagaaaactagactgcttataattttttataaaataaaataaaaataaaataaaactatgtttattttcgtaagtattaacggATACACAcactataaaattgacttggacagcttggacttgacgaatagccgtattggaaactcctgtaataagttttcataaaattatattccaatcaacaaacaatattttagttacctacatataatattttttaattgaaagtaTCAAAGccggtaagtccaatttaccaataaaatcttttaaattgaaaattgtgatgtgtttgacccttcttcatcaaatatttttgtatacacattataaaccacacctcttgcttgtgatcacagcggctttttcgacattttcgaagattttttagacaaaatcctaaaaattatttatcaactgcaaaaaagacaaataatttgacaaacaatttgatagttgtcaaataagttgccacatgaaaatcttttatttattaaatataaatatgccatcagattctggtagacctatagatatttatttatttatttatttatttatgctttattgctcaagataaattacaaaatgagaCTTAGCCTAGGATACATTACAACAAacggcggtcttatcgctaaatagcgatttcttccagacaaccggtTGTACAGAGAGAAATTAAGTAAAGGATAGGAATAGGGCAGagcacaaataaatatatacatacaaaaataaaataaataggaaataaaaataaataaaataataacagcaTAATATACAAGCCACAAGAatgagataaataatatacatatgttcacaaatatatacatacatacttaacCCCTTACCGCATACAGAGCCATATATGGACGACgaagtttatgaattttttataggctaactataaacaatatctaaaaaaactaccttacatcTTAAACAGCATTTCATCGAGAATtggaatgtaattaatttatacagtgtaaatattatccatcagatatattatagatttagtctaGCGCGTGCGACGGTTTGGGTGCGCGGAAAAAACCgtgattttcaaattaagatttcaatatcaaaaaggtGAGTAAagccatgaaaaaaaatatttcttcattctttagtctttctaaaataaggtaaaacatttggttaggttgtttttttgctttaatcatgtttttttgtacttttccaaATCTGTCATATTTGGCTTCGTATGCATTCcgtccaaaatatattatgtcatatgtGGCTGGGTATGCATTCAAGCACAGCATTCAAGGATACTTTCACTGATTGTTCCAGTATCAATCCTAGACACTTTTATCTCACTATGCTaagcatgtaaatattatatcatcatcaataaataCAGACTCATGCTATATGCCactgtatgatttttaattagccGTTTCAGAGCAAATGCGAAAGTCAGGGAAAGCTCTTATTACCAAAAGACGTGGTCGTCTCTCAAAAACTTAGAAACATCGGCATCTCTGGAGTCTCCTCAGTATTTCTGACTCGCCAATTACCGCAAAAAAGCTACGAAAAACTCCTGCAGGACATctagattttcactttgattcTGTACGGTCTGATGGGATTAGTCATTACCGAATTTGGAAGAAGAACGCCCGTCAGCTATGCCTATATTGTTCCAATTTCGTTCCTTCacgttatgtgaaaaatataacgtgtttttatgttataatgacaAACGTAATTGTTTTAAGCAATTTCACGAAGTATAAGTTGGCTGTGATTCTGGGTGTTATTTAGGTATCCATATAAAGTACTAACATTTCGcccgcggcctcgcccgcgttttcaaagaaaaccccgcatagttcccgttcccgtgggattttcgggataaaacctatcctatgtgttagtccaagttaccctctatattatgtgtgctaaatttcatagaagtcggttcagtagtatttgcgtgaaacagtaacaaacaaacacatacacatacatccaccctcacaaactttcgaatttataatataagtaggataggatttatgTAAAGTATATGTAGCATATCAGTTGACTAAGCATTCAGGATACAAGCTTAAGTTTAGTTTGGGGCTTAGCAACCGTGTGTGTGAAATTAATccggaatatgtttttattttattaattagttacttttttctaattgcatacgaagccatatatgacagaaaaaatacaacaaacactGCATACGAGTCCATATATGGCGccgttatatattttctataatataagtaaataattttttttctcaatttgATCTCATAATGTAAGGTctaataaacacttttttgcaaaaaaataatttttatttcatctcctTAATAATTCATGCAATAAGGGGTTaagagaaaagaaaaaaaaatacctatataaatatatctaataaacATACTAGGGGCATTGAGAAAGATAAAAATCACGaaccatatttttaaaagtatttatagaTTGAGCCTTCTTGATTGGATCCGGCAATGCATTCCATAGTTTGATTGCACGAACAGTGAAAGAGTTGTCGAGAAAGTTTGTATGGTGCGCTGGCATTATTAGTCGGAGCTTTTCCGATGAGCGGACAGAATCTCCGTTCTCTCCTCTGAATACGAAATTGTCCTTGAGATATTTCGGTGTTTTAAGGTTAAACAAAACTTGATATAATAGTTGCAGCACGTGAGCATCCCGGCGAAATCGAATGGGTAGCCACTTGAGCTGAGAACGAAACTCAGAGACGTGGTCATATTTCCGTAGACCAAATATGAAGCGGATACAAAGGTTTTGGAGACGTTCGAGCTTATTTAATTGGTCTACGGTAATATTGACATAACTTACATCGGCGTAGTCAAGTATGGGTAAAAGGAGGGACTGTGCTAGTAGAATTTTGGTTGGGATGGGAAGAAAATTTTGTAGACGACGGAGTGAACCAGCAGTTGCATACACTTTCCTACATACCTCCTTAATATGAAAGCTCCACGAGAGAGTGTTGTCAAAGTAAACTCCAAGGTTCCTTACAGCCTCACTATAAGGAATAGGTGTGCCGTCGACTGAAATAGGAGGAAGATTCACCCAGTTAACCCTTGCAATCAAAGAAGGACTGCCAACAATAATAACTTGTGTTTTTAAGGGATTCACTTGAAGACCATAATCCGAACTCCAAGTTACAATGTTGCTTAAGTCCTTGTTGACTGAACCGATTGCTTGGGGTAAATCATCAAGGGCAGATTGGGAATAGATTTGGAGATCGTCGGCATACATGTGGTAGTCGCACGTTAACTTGTTTGAAATAGtgttaataaatatggaaaataaCAATGGGGAGAGGACTCCTCCTTGCGGGACACCAGCACTAACATCACACCATGACGACTCAACCTCGTCTATACGTATACGCTGACGACGCCCATGTAAGTAACTGTAAAACCAGTCATTTACTGAAGCcgatatatttaaagaacTTAATATACTCAGCAGTATATCAAAGTCGACAGTGTTAAATGCATTGCTGAAGTCCAATAATGTTAGAATCGTGAGCTTTTTATTATCCATTCCATGACGAATATCGTCAGTTATTTTAACAAGTGCAGTGGCCGTACTATGACCGGATCGGAAACCGGATTGGAAGGGATTAAGAAGATCGTGTAGGTTTAAGAATCTATGAAGCTGTTCATACACTAACTTCTCAAGGATTTTAGATAGGAAAGGCAGGATAGAAATGGGACGATAATCGGAAAAAGAAGatggatttattttcttagGTAAAGGGATAAGGTGGGAGTCTTTCCAGGACTTAGGAAAAGTACTAGTGGATAGGGAATGGTTAAGGATGTGAGTTATAACCGGGATTATGAGATCTAGGATGGGTAGAATCATTTTACGGCCAATACAATCGCTGCCAACAGCATTCGATGCAATGGATAATACACCCCGTCTAACATCATTCTcgctaaaacatttaaacacaAAAGGTGGATAGTTTGGTGCTGGTGTTTCTGAGACCGATTTTAATGTAAGTTGcttatttaagttattaagAACGGATGGGGTATTTGAAAAATGCTGATTCAGTAGTTCAAGATTTAAAGAAGCATTATTAGATATATTGCGCTGTTTACCAATCCCCAACGTTTTCAAAAATTTCCATATTATGGGAGGGTCACCACTCTCTACAGAAGCATGGAAGTATCGTCTTTGTGCGTCTCTACAACATGTATTACAACGATTCCTTATCTTGTGGTACTTATCACGACTCTCGTCAGTCTTTGTCCGCTTATACTTGCTCTTGGCTCTAGCTTTAGCTTTGAGTAAACATTTTAAGTCTTCAGAAAGCCATGGAGCAGGTAAATGTTTTACTTTAATCCGCCGAAGTGGAGCGTGTACATCGTAGAGATTCGATAAACAGTTGTTAAAAAAGGCCACTTTTTCATTTACACAAGCGGAAGATAAGAGCGGAGACCAATCAATGTTACGGACATCGCGTTGGAGTGCATCTATATCAACTGCGTTAAAATTTCGACGAAGGATGAATTTAGGTTTTTCTTTAGGAGGACGGATATTACAGGACAGGTATAGGAGATCGTGATGTGAAAACGCGTCAGCAGGGAGCTGTCCGTGTTGATACACCAGATCAGGACAGGAAATAACTATAAGGTCGAGGAGCGACGGCACGCAGTTCGGGACATGATGTGTGGAGTGGAGAGGAAGGAGGCTAAGGTTGTGCGAGTCAACAATAGACAACAATCTACGAGAACGGCTATCCTTCTTAAGGAGGCATGTATTAAAGTCTCCCATAAATATGCAATTCTTGTATAAAGGGACAAGTTTATCGAATATTGAATCTAAAGaggaaaaataatcaattaacaaGGAAGGACTATAGAAAACGCCAAGGAGAACTTTGCAATGGGACAGGATGATTTCTAGGATAAGGTGTTCTGCAGCATCGGAAGGAGGAGGCTGGGGTGATTGAGAAATAACAGAAAAGGGAATGTGAGATCGAAGATAAATCGCAACGCCCCCACCAGTTTTACCAATGCGGTCGTTGCGAATAAGATGAAAGCCTGGGAGAGAATAGGAGGACGAAGATAAACAAGGCTTAAACCAGGATTCGGATATTAGGATTGCGTGGATATTACTTGACTCGAACGATGTAAGCATGTCTGAATAGTGAGCCGGGATGCTTTGCGCGTTTATATGTACTACATTGAAAGTTTTTGGGCTATCGGAGAATACATTGGAAAGTGCATCATTAAGAGGGACAAAACttgtgctaaaataactacCTTCACTGTCAGAATCCGTGCTAAGTGACACAAAGCTATCACTGGATGTATCAGCAACAATCgacattaacaaaaaaacaaacgaatataatataaatatttttaaataaaaatgtaagtaattatatgtatatatttaaaatagactaaataaatttaccgttgatatttgaatttaagaacgcaatatatttttgtttacttaagttcagccaattgccgtatattttaatacggtaattaaaatagctgccgtataaatcgtatttttaatgcctataaatactttaatgtgtgttttcttaataaaaaaaggtttcTTTTAATAGAAAGGGTTTTAGGTTAAAGCAAAGAATTTCTTTAAAGATTTAGCGCCCTTTAagactgaaaatacacaaactagtgcttttttgctgttggtatactgccttttcgaaaattgagtTGGCAACACAGAACATTATCGTCCGATAGCCTCTGGCATATCGGTGTCggctccgatatccgatatcggcccggacaatgtgaaagacaggtatatattgtgtgcgtgtaatgttacccgatattgaaaaatttcccaaatttttgcccgactacggaaaaaagagggttatgctTTTCgagtttttgtatgtatgtatattatttcatacattttacttccctccgatatcggatatcggctatcggcgtccgatatccgatatcggatcggataatgtgaaaacgctctaacCCGTTGATCGAGCAAATAGACAAGTTAATACAAATTTATGTATACAAATTTTTTGTAAAGCTCtattaataatcaatataaatcAACTAATAATCAATACAAATCAATGACTAAGGAATCCATACAAATCTAAATTCACAAACCAAAACGCATTAGAAATGTTGCCGTTTTAAAAAATGCTTTTTGCTTTACTGTATCTGttctcataaaattatacgcttctaatatttatctgtatctcgtttattaaaaaataaaaagtctaATTTTACAAGGCGGAGTGCATCTTGCATtggtgtaattttaaaatatttggactattattataataactgcATGATAATGGGACGCTCAAGATCAAGAAGTAAATCCCCTCGTCGGCATCATAAAAGTAGTAAACATTCAAGGAAGAAAAGTCGATCCAAAGACAGATCCTCATCGCGTAGTAGAAGCACAAAACATGCCGAAAAATCAAGAGAAAGAAGTTCTAAATCACGGTATTTACTACATTccatatgaatttatttttataattttacaataaccAATAAATCATCGGCTTATCGATTATTTACAGGAAAAGGTCACATTCAGTTTCGTCTTCTTCAAGTACTGGTGGATCTTACGATGGCAGCCGGGGTAGGAAAAAGTCAAAAGGCCGTAGCAAAATGGATGAAGTTGATCGCCTAGCTGAAATGGAAAGACAAAGACGTGTTAGAGAAGCGGAACAAAAGGTAAATATGGTAATAATTTGTAGCtatgcttttgttttttttatttgaaattgctACCTATGTATTTCGTTTCGTCATATTATACACtaaagattaatttattacgtttATAAAGGTCGTTGAAGAAGAAGCGGCGAAAAGAATAGAACTTCTCGTGAAGAAGAGAGTAGAAGAGGAATTAGAAAAACGAAAAGATGAA from Colias croceus chromosome 3, ilColCroc2.1 harbors:
- the LOC123706205 gene encoding UPF0430 protein CG31712 isoform X1, whose product is MIMGRSRSRSKSPRRHHKSSKHSRKKSRSKDRSSSRSRSTKHAEKSRERSSKSRKRSHSVSSSSSTGGSYDGSRGRKKSKGRSKMDEVDRLAEMERQRRVREAEQKVNMVVEEEAAKRIELLVKKRVEEELEKRKDEIEREVAKRVEEAKQKMEQEMMQELEKQREQQKREEMARQAEEERKRKELEDIMAENNRKIEEAQRKLAEERLAMIEEQRKMDEERQKLKKEQEKRVKEEQKKILGKNNSRPKLSFSLKPL
- the LOC123706205 gene encoding UPF0430 protein CG31712 isoform X2 produces the protein MIMGRSRSRSKSPRRHHKSSKHSRKKSRSKDRSSSRSRSTKHAEKSRERSSKSRKRSHSVSSSSSTGGSYDGSRGRKKSKGRSKMDEVDRLAEMERQRRVREAEQKVVEEEAAKRIELLVKKRVEEELEKRKDEIEREVAKRVEEAKQKMEQEMMQELEKQREQQKREEMARQAEEERKRKELEDIMAENNRKIEEAQRKLAEERLAMIEEQRKMDEERQKLKKEQEKRVKEEQKKILGKNNSRPKLSFSLKPL